From a single Oreochromis niloticus isolate F11D_XX linkage group LG4, O_niloticus_UMD_NMBU, whole genome shotgun sequence genomic region:
- the LOC100700722 gene encoding disintegrin and metalloproteinase domain-containing protein 11 isoform X2 has product MFSRLILDPRHHFCDFFSLFLTPCAGFVTSCGSPCCNPGEYVKIMLAVWCFTVFAAVGERLAVSGVDRNLEQDGSMWDWFAPMGWADSGDTATEIIYPKRLVQQIKSEEEMAHDYLGTRVKNSTGDTLPVHLAQSCFQVEAFGRTFTLDLELNHHLLSSDYVERHFNQDGRPFQSVGGEHCYYQGRLRGLPESWAAVSTCHGLCGMFSDGFFSYGIEPFHNDSNQYDGAHLIRRMPDIRLPAHCPDCTEDSEWDGRGGDGDDDDRPDQVREQQASGGLRRSKRSVRKPSVQTETKYIELMVVNDNDMFVQLRRSSSQTKNFAKAVVNTADTIYQEQLNTRIVLVAMETWTSKNMMPVVEDPLITLQNFMKYRKDNIREQSDVVHLFSGRNFHSSRSGTAYTGGVCSPTRGGGINEYGNVGAMAITLCQSLGQNIGMRWNNARNSAGDCKCPDAWVGCIMEDTGFHLPRKFSRCSVDEYIQFLLQGGGSCLFNKPNKLLDPPECGNGFVEPGEECDCGSQLECARRGGACCKKCTLTHDAMCSNGLCCSGCKYEQRGVVCRQAVNDCDIPETCTGDSSECPHNVHKLDGYMCDNSQGRCYSGRCRTRDGQCKGLWGYNSADRFCYEKLNAEGTEKGNCGPGPDGQGWLQCNKPDVLCGFLFCANVTTKPKFGDLQGEVTSFTLYHQNKYLDCRGGHALLEDGSDLGYVEDGTPCGPNMMCLERRCLPVAAFNLSTCPGSNFGRICSDHGTCSNEVKCICDRDYTGKDCSVFDPIPEPTVATGPEKKGPSGTNIIIGSIAGAILLAAIVLGGTGWGFKNIRRGRSGGG; this is encoded by the exons GTGTTGACAGGAACCTGGAGCAGGATGGAAGCATGTGGGACTGGTTTGCCCCAATGGGCTGGGCGGATAGTGGGGACACTGCAACCGAGATCATTTATCCAAAGCGCCTGGTACAGCAAATCAAGTCGGAGGAAGAAATGGCTCATGACTACTTGGGTACCAGGGTGAAGAATAGCACCGGGGACACCTTG cctGTCCACTTGGCCCAGAGCTGTTTCCAAGTAGAAGCCTTCGGACGCACCTTCACTTTAGACCTGGAATTAAATCA CCATCTTCTGTCTTCAGATTATGTAGAACGGCACTTTAACCAGGATGGCAGACCCTTTCAGTCTGTG GGAGGGGAACACTGCTACTATCAGGGAAGGTTAAGAGGTTTACCAGAGTCCTGGGCAGCAGTCTCCACATGCCATGGCTTGTG TGGCATGTTCTCTGATGGCTTCTTCAGTTACGGTATTGAGCCCTTTCACAATGACAGCAATCAG TATGATGGTGCTCACCTAATACGCAGGATGCCTGATATCAGACTTCCGGCCCATTGTCCAG ACTGTACAGAGGACAGTGAGTGGGATGGCAGAGGAGGTGATGGCGATGATGATGACAGACCGGACCAAGTGAGGGAGCAGCAGGCGTCTGGGGGTCTGCGACGGTCCAAGCGAAGTGTTCGCAAGCCCTCTGTGCAGACTGAGACCAAATATATTGAGCTGATGGTGGTCAATGACAATGATATG TTTGTACAGCTGCGTCGCTCAAGCAGCCAAACCAAGAACTTTGCCAAAGCTGTGGTCAACACGGCAGATACG ATCTATCAGGAACAGCTGAACACAAGGATCGTACTGGTCGCCATGGAGACCTGGACCTCTAAAAATATGATGCCAGTAGTGGAAGACCCATTGATAACGCTGCAAAACTTCATGAAGTACAGGAAGGACAACATCAGAGAGCAGAGTGATGTAGTCCATCTTTTCTC AGGGCGTAACTTTCATAGTAGCCGTAGTGGGACAGCCTACACAGGAGGGGTGTGCTCTCCaacaagaggaggaggaattAACGAG TATGGAAATGTAGGTGCGATGGCCATCACTTTGTGCCAGAGTCTTGGCCAGAACATTGGGATGAGGTGGAACAATGCACGTAACTCTGCAG GAGACTGCAAATGCCCAGATGCCTGGGTGGGATGCATCATGGAAGACACAGG ATTCCATCTGCCCAGAAAGTTTTCTCGCTGCAGCGTTGACGAGTACATCCAGTTCTTGCTCCAGGGAGGTGGCAGCTGCCTCTTCAACAAGCCCAACAAG CTGTTGGACCCTCCTGAGTGTGGGAATGGGTTTGTGGAGCCAGGAGAAGAGTGTGATTGTGGATCCCAGCTG GAATGTGCCCGTAGGGGAGGAGCCTGCTGTAAAAAGTGCACCCTTACCCATGATGCCATGTGCAGTAACGGACTCTGCTGCAGTGGCTGCAAG TATGAGCAGAGAGGCGTGGTGTGTCGACAGGCTGTGAATGACTGTGACATCCCGGAAACTTGCACTGGAGACTCTAGCGAG TGCCCTCATAATGTCCACAAGCTAGATGGATACATGTGTGATAATAGTCAG GGACGATGTTACAGTGGGCGATGTAGGACTCGTGATGGACAATGCAAGGGGCTCTGGGGCTATA ATTCAGCAGACAGGTTTTGTTATGAGAAGCTGAATGCTGAGGGGACAGAAAAAGGAAATTGTGGCCCCGGTCCTGATGGCCAAGGCTGGCTGCAGTGCAACAAGCC AGATGTTTTATGCGGGTTCCTGTTCTGTGCTAATGTGACAACGAAGCCAAAGTTTGGAGACCTCCAAGGTGAGGTGACCAGCTTCACCCTCTATCACCAGAACAAGTACTTGGACTGCAG GGGTGGCCATGCTCTGCTAGAGGACGGCTCAGACCTGGGCTATGTGGAGGATGGCACTCCATGTGGTCCCAACATGATGTGTTTGGAGAGACGCTGCCTCCCTGTGGCTGCATTCAACCTCAGCACATGCCCAGGATCCAACTTTGGACGCATTTGTTCTGACCAtggg ACCTGCAGTAATGAAGTGAAGTGTATCTGTGACAGGGACTATACCGGGAAGGATTGCAGTGTCTTCGATCCCATCCCTGAGCCCACAGTCGCAACAGGCCCAGAGAAGAAAG GTCCAAGTGGCACCAATATCATTATAGGGTCCATCGCAGGTGCTATTCTCCTGGCAGCTATAGTCCTAGGGGGAACAGGATGGGGATTTAA